One region of Thermoleophilia bacterium genomic DNA includes:
- the fabD gene encoding ACP S-malonyltransferase, with product MGGLLVLCPGQGSQYPGMAEHLWQYEQAKRTFQEASEVLGWDIGELCRQGTMEELTRTDRTQLAILTTSVATWRVLEEKGLAVSVAAGHSLGEYSALVITGHLSFADAVRVVDVRGRAMQACAEQRGGAMAAVIGLEAETVEEICASISDVWPANYNSPGQVVISGTTEGVQAATKACEAKGAKRVIPLPVAGAFHTPLMAGAAEALRAALDKVEFKEGKARFFSTTEIRFPAASELPEVLARQLLSPVKFSQAMTALLQEPEAPERGLEVGPGNVLTGLMKRIARDFPVSSAGDAQSLAEILAST from the coding sequence ATGGGTGGACTTCTTGTTCTATGCCCAGGCCAAGGGAGCCAGTATCCCGGAATGGCGGAGCATCTGTGGCAGTATGAGCAAGCAAAGCGCACCTTTCAGGAGGCAAGTGAAGTCCTAGGGTGGGACATCGGAGAGCTCTGCCGCCAAGGGACCATGGAGGAGCTCACTCGGACCGATCGCACTCAGCTTGCGATACTTACCACGAGTGTGGCTACCTGGAGAGTGCTGGAGGAGAAAGGGCTGGCAGTCTCTGTGGCCGCGGGTCATTCTCTGGGTGAGTACTCAGCCTTGGTAATCACCGGTCATCTTTCATTTGCCGATGCCGTGCGCGTGGTCGATGTGCGCGGCCGAGCGATGCAAGCCTGCGCCGAGCAGCGCGGCGGAGCTATGGCTGCGGTAATCGGACTTGAGGCGGAGACGGTAGAAGAGATTTGCGCTTCGATCTCAGACGTCTGGCCGGCGAACTACAACTCACCGGGCCAAGTGGTGATATCGGGCACCACGGAGGGGGTGCAAGCTGCAACTAAAGCTTGCGAGGCCAAAGGGGCCAAGCGAGTTATCCCCTTGCCGGTAGCAGGTGCTTTCCACACACCACTTATGGCAGGAGCGGCCGAGGCTCTGCGTGCGGCTCTGGACAAGGTGGAGTTTAAGGAAGGCAAGGCACGCTTCTTCTCCACTACAGAAATTCGCTTTCCCGCCGCTAGCGAGCTTCCTGAGGTTCTTGCGCGCCAGTTACTCTCCCCTGTCAAGTTTAGCCAAGCGATGACTGCTCTCTTGCAAGAGCCCGAGGCTCCGGAGCGCGGTCTTGAAGTGGGTCCGGGGAACGTTCTTACTGGTCTTATGAAACGCATCGCCCGTGATTTTCCGGTGTCTTCCGCGGGCGATGCCCAGTCGCTGGCGGAGATTCTTGCGTCTACGTGA
- a CDS encoding HD domain-containing protein, translated as MENHQLDLDAAFVPDPEERNCSARIAVRDLAPGMQVEGVYLLSAKEVRLTKTGKPYYRLKLSDRTGAIECTIWEVEAVEGDIQVGELVSTSAQVTEYQGKRQLVATRIAPAPEGIAQPEDFLPSTYRDIEELKGFLRFHIDSVYDRHYNSLLNKIFGDRSFFEAFCRAPAAKEFHHAYLGGLLEHTVSVAALCEFVGQQYARVDHDLLLTGALLHDIGKVEELSYETAFDYTDAGRFLGHVIQGVTLVSEKAKLVPGFPQPKLHQLLHCIVSHHGELEWGSPKQPQTLEALILHHVDNLDAKVKGFLEIVEGSRNVGWTDVRNLFRRPLHIPRANTQEEDFLPPTEDEADLPR; from the coding sequence GTGGAGAACCACCAGCTTGATCTTGACGCGGCTTTTGTTCCAGATCCAGAGGAAAGAAATTGCTCTGCCCGGATAGCCGTAAGAGACTTGGCGCCCGGCATGCAAGTCGAGGGCGTCTACTTACTGTCGGCAAAAGAGGTTCGCCTCACCAAGACAGGCAAGCCCTACTACCGCCTCAAACTTAGTGACCGCACCGGCGCAATAGAGTGCACAATTTGGGAAGTCGAGGCAGTCGAGGGCGATATTCAGGTGGGTGAGCTGGTAAGTACGTCAGCCCAGGTCACTGAGTATCAGGGCAAGCGCCAGCTGGTGGCTACCAGAATAGCTCCTGCGCCCGAGGGTATTGCCCAGCCTGAGGATTTTCTGCCCTCAACTTATCGTGACATTGAGGAGCTCAAAGGTTTCTTGCGGTTTCACATTGATTCGGTGTACGACCGGCACTACAACAGCCTTCTAAACAAGATCTTTGGCGACAGGAGCTTCTTTGAGGCGTTTTGTCGCGCGCCAGCAGCCAAGGAGTTCCACCATGCGTATTTGGGCGGGCTCTTAGAACACACGGTGAGTGTCGCAGCTCTATGCGAGTTTGTGGGCCAGCAGTACGCTCGGGTAGACCACGACCTTTTGCTGACCGGCGCTTTGCTCCACGATATAGGCAAGGTAGAAGAACTTTCATACGAAACCGCTTTTGACTACACGGATGCCGGGCGCTTCTTGGGCCATGTGATCCAAGGGGTCACGCTGGTTTCGGAAAAGGCAAAACTTGTCCCTGGGTTTCCACAGCCAAAGCTTCATCAACTTTTGCACTGCATAGTGAGCCACCACGGAGAACTTGAATGGGGCTCGCCAAAACAGCCGCAAACCCTCGAAGCATTGATTCTGCACCACGTGGACAACCTGGATGCAAAGGTAAAAGGCTTCTTGGAAATTGTGGAAGGCTCACGGAACGTAGGCTGGACTGACGTGCGCAACCTTTTCCGACGGCCGCTTCACATACCCCGAGCAAACACGCAGGAAGAGGATTTTCTTCCCCCCACGGAAGACGAGGCAGACCTTCCGCGCTAG
- a CDS encoding replication-associated recombination protein A, whose amino-acid sequence MRHEDLFSARLEADLAATAPLPARMRPKTLDEVVGQQHLLGPGAPLRVAVETGTLGSMLFYGPPGTGKTTVARLLAAATGSVFEELSAVDSGVAEVRAVIERARDRRAQTGRRTILFIDEIHRFSKAQQDALLHAVEDGIVTLIGASTENPYIEVIPALISRCELFCFHPLSREDLRVILERALAVLKEQSDADGLALPVLEEEVVDLIADAGLGDARRALSLLERAIILARAKRLSKVDKVTVEEAAQRKIVVYDKKGDAHYDVISAFIKSMRGSDPDAALYYLAVMLLGGEDPRFIARRMVIFASEDIGNADPRALEIAVAAAHAVELVGLPECRINLAQAATYLSCAPKSNASYLGIEEAMTEVTEHGAQAPPVFLRSTGYRGAEKLGHGVGYQYPHDYGGYTGQRYLPEALWGREFYRPTSQGEEARIREFLAKVRKLRQEAPDADTT is encoded by the coding sequence ATGAGGCACGAAGACTTGTTTAGCGCCAGGCTAGAGGCTGATCTTGCCGCGACTGCCCCTCTTCCAGCGCGGATGCGACCCAAAACGCTAGATGAGGTTGTCGGCCAGCAGCACTTGCTTGGGCCAGGTGCGCCACTACGTGTGGCTGTGGAGACAGGCACACTGGGCTCGATGCTGTTCTACGGACCTCCTGGAACAGGGAAGACTACCGTCGCTCGTCTTCTTGCCGCGGCTACGGGGTCCGTGTTTGAGGAGCTCTCCGCAGTGGACTCTGGGGTAGCTGAAGTCAGGGCAGTCATCGAGCGCGCTCGTGACCGTCGTGCGCAAACAGGCCGCCGCACCATACTTTTTATCGACGAGATTCACCGTTTTTCAAAGGCGCAGCAAGATGCCCTTCTCCACGCAGTAGAAGACGGAATCGTTACCTTAATAGGTGCCTCCACTGAAAACCCATATATCGAAGTCATCCCTGCTCTTATCTCGCGGTGCGAGTTGTTTTGCTTTCATCCTCTCTCGCGCGAAGACTTGCGGGTCATTTTGGAGAGGGCACTCGCGGTTCTAAAAGAGCAGAGCGATGCCGACGGCTTGGCATTACCTGTGTTGGAAGAAGAAGTGGTTGATCTCATAGCAGACGCTGGTCTTGGAGATGCGAGAAGAGCCCTATCGCTTCTCGAACGAGCGATCATTCTGGCTCGAGCTAAACGACTCTCCAAAGTGGACAAGGTCACGGTCGAGGAGGCTGCGCAACGCAAGATAGTTGTCTACGACAAGAAGGGTGATGCACACTACGATGTGATTTCTGCCTTCATCAAGAGTATGAGGGGCTCAGATCCTGACGCAGCTCTCTACTACCTTGCCGTGATGCTTTTGGGTGGGGAGGATCCTAGGTTCATCGCCCGTCGCATGGTGATCTTTGCCTCGGAGGACATTGGAAACGCTGATCCTAGAGCTCTGGAGATTGCTGTAGCTGCAGCCCATGCTGTGGAGTTGGTTGGGTTGCCGGAATGTCGAATCAACCTAGCACAGGCAGCGACTTACTTATCCTGCGCGCCAAAATCCAATGCTTCTTACCTGGGAATTGAAGAAGCAATGACGGAGGTGACGGAGCACGGCGCTCAAGCGCCGCCGGTGTTTCTTCGGAGTACTGGCTACCGGGGTGCTGAGAAACTTGGTCACGGTGTAGGATATCAGTACCCGCATGACTACGGAGGATATACGGGGCAGCGTTATCTACCCGAGGCTCTCTGGGGGCGAGAGTTTTATCGTCCCACTTCGCAGGGCGAAGAGGCGCGCATTCGCGAATTTCTGGCGAAGGTGCGAAAACTCAGGCAAGAGGCTCCAGATGCCGATACCACATAG
- the fabG gene encoding 3-oxoacyl-[acyl-carrier-protein] reductase, whose translation MTETAAPLANQVALVTGGARGIGKAIALRLAKSGAKVGIVDLADAGAATAEEIAAATGQQTTFVKADVSVEEQVKQAVQTVESTLGPVDILVNNAGITRDNLLLMMAESDWDAVLNVNLKGAYLMSKAVMRGMIKRRRGSIINISSVVGRRGNAGQVNYSAAKAGLIGLTKSLAKEVGSRNVRVNAVAPGYIATEMTAALDEQTRAALVAQIPLGRIGSPEAVAEAVAFLASDCAEYITGAVLPVDGGLGM comes from the coding sequence ATGACAGAGACAGCTGCACCGTTAGCGAACCAGGTGGCGCTGGTTACCGGGGGAGCCAGGGGCATTGGGAAAGCTATTGCCCTGCGTCTTGCTAAGAGCGGCGCTAAAGTCGGCATAGTGGACTTGGCTGATGCTGGTGCTGCCACTGCCGAGGAAATTGCAGCCGCGACCGGCCAGCAGACCACGTTTGTAAAGGCGGATGTATCGGTAGAGGAGCAGGTCAAGCAGGCTGTGCAAACGGTTGAGTCCACTCTTGGGCCGGTTGACATCCTGGTTAACAACGCTGGCATAACTCGGGACAACTTACTGCTGATGATGGCAGAAAGCGACTGGGATGCCGTGCTTAACGTCAATCTGAAGGGCGCCTATTTGATGTCAAAGGCAGTTATGCGGGGCATGATCAAGCGGCGGCGGGGCTCCATCATTAACATATCGAGTGTCGTAGGACGGCGAGGCAACGCTGGACAAGTCAACTACAGCGCTGCCAAAGCCGGTTTGATTGGACTTACGAAGTCTTTGGCTAAGGAAGTGGGGTCCCGCAATGTTCGCGTAAATGCGGTAGCCCCCGGGTACATCGCCACGGAGATGACCGCCGCCCTTGACGAGCAAACGAGAGCAGCGCTCGTGGCGCAGATTCCGCTGGGTCGAATCGGTTCTCCGGAAGCAGTGGCTGAAGCAGTGGCTTTCTTGGCAAGCGATTGCGCCGAGTACATTACAGGAGCGGTGTTGCCGGTAGACGGCGGTCTGGGCATGTAG
- the fabF gene encoding beta-ketoacyl-ACP synthase II, whose protein sequence is MGEARKTTDQRRVVVTGVGVVSPLGVGKELFLERLLAGHSAVRRIERFDTTDFPVKIAAEVRDFDPLAFIDKKWAKRMDRYAQYGVAAAIQALDDSGYPVQEDPYAIGSLIGSGVGGLDTFLEQTGVLLQKGPTRVSPFFIPMMIPNMASACASIILGLKGPVNATCTACAAGTNAIGDAFSLIRRGDATAMIAGGAEAAVNEVGMAAFAALRALSSRNDEPERASRPFDAGRDGFVMGEGAGVLVLEDLEHALRRDAHIYAEIVGYGMSGDAVHLTEPDETGEPAAVAMKRALADGGVDASEVDYINAHGTSTPLGDVMETRAIKLALGEHAKKVMISSNKSIFGHCLGAAGGLEAVATVLCMEAGKVAPTMNLENPDPECDLDYVPNVAREAQVNVAMSNSFGFGGHNAALVFRRWNG, encoded by the coding sequence TTGGGTGAGGCAAGAAAGACGACAGACCAGAGGCGGGTTGTAGTCACCGGGGTAGGGGTAGTGTCTCCGCTGGGAGTGGGCAAGGAGCTTTTCCTTGAACGGCTGCTGGCTGGTCATTCAGCTGTGCGGCGCATAGAGCGCTTCGACACCACCGATTTCCCGGTGAAAATTGCGGCTGAGGTTCGCGACTTTGATCCGCTCGCCTTTATCGACAAGAAGTGGGCAAAACGGATGGACCGGTATGCTCAGTATGGAGTGGCAGCGGCTATACAAGCTTTGGACGACTCCGGGTATCCGGTACAGGAGGACCCCTATGCCATCGGGTCACTAATTGGGTCGGGCGTAGGAGGACTTGACACCTTCCTTGAGCAAACGGGAGTACTCTTGCAGAAGGGCCCCACACGGGTGAGCCCTTTCTTTATCCCCATGATGATTCCAAACATGGCCTCCGCTTGCGCATCGATCATCCTCGGACTCAAGGGCCCCGTGAACGCCACCTGTACGGCCTGTGCAGCTGGTACTAACGCTATTGGGGACGCTTTCTCTCTTATCCGTCGCGGAGACGCAACTGCCATGATCGCCGGAGGAGCGGAAGCAGCTGTAAACGAAGTAGGCATGGCTGCTTTTGCAGCCTTGCGGGCGCTGTCGTCGCGAAATGACGAGCCCGAGCGCGCCAGCCGTCCCTTTGACGCTGGCCGTGATGGGTTTGTCATGGGCGAAGGAGCCGGAGTCCTCGTGCTTGAAGACTTGGAGCACGCACTGCGCCGGGATGCCCACATATACGCTGAGATTGTCGGTTACGGCATGAGCGGTGACGCAGTGCATTTGACTGAGCCAGACGAAACCGGTGAGCCAGCGGCGGTGGCGATGAAACGGGCGCTTGCTGACGGAGGGGTGGATGCGTCGGAGGTCGATTACATCAATGCGCACGGGACATCCACGCCGTTAGGTGACGTCATGGAGACCAGAGCCATCAAGCTTGCTCTGGGCGAACATGCCAAAAAGGTCATGATTAGTTCTAACAAGAGCATATTCGGCCACTGTCTTGGCGCGGCTGGCGGTCTAGAAGCTGTGGCTACCGTGCTATGCATGGAGGCTGGTAAAGTTGCGCCTACCATGAATTTGGAAAACCCCGACCCAGAGTGCGATCTGGATTATGTGCCTAACGTTGCCCGGGAGGCACAGGTGAACGTGGCTATGTCGAACAGTTTCGGTTTTGGCGGTCACAACGCCGCCCTCGTGTTCCGTAGGTGGAATGGCTAA
- the fabZ gene encoding 3-hydroxyacyl-ACP dehydratase FabZ — protein sequence MLDRKQIEEILPHRDPFLLIDRVLELVPGEYAIAEKDVLPSEEVFKGHFPGHPVYPGVLQLEAMAQTGAVAVLAQPEAKGKIVLFARADEVRFRRPVVPGDTLRIETRLTKSRGPVGKGEGRVYVGSELVCSGILTFAIAEP from the coding sequence GTGCTAGATAGAAAACAGATCGAGGAGATTCTTCCCCATAGAGACCCGTTTCTGCTGATAGACCGGGTGCTGGAGCTGGTGCCAGGCGAGTACGCCATAGCTGAAAAGGACGTCCTTCCCAGCGAGGAAGTTTTCAAGGGACATTTTCCTGGTCATCCTGTCTACCCAGGTGTTCTCCAACTAGAAGCAATGGCGCAAACCGGAGCGGTTGCTGTGCTCGCCCAGCCTGAAGCAAAGGGCAAGATTGTCCTGTTTGCCCGGGCAGACGAAGTACGTTTTCGTCGTCCTGTGGTTCCAGGAGATACGCTGCGCATTGAGACGCGTCTCACCAAGAGCAGAGGCCCAGTTGGAAAGGGCGAGGGCCGCGTGTATGTCGGCTCTGAGTTGGTCTGTAGCGGAATACTAACGTTTGCGATTGCCGAACCCTGA
- a CDS encoding acetyl-CoA carboxylase carboxyltransferase subunit alpha gives MAERLSPDEAWKIVQLARHQDRPQTLDYVSELLPDFLELAGDRLHADDKAIVGGLGTLGSRRIMLIGHQKGRTLKERQERTFGMARPEGYRKGMRLARLAEKFGLPVVTLVDTPGAYPGKDAEEGGQASAIARSIETFATLLSPTVAVIIGEGGSGGALALAVADKVFMLENSIYSVISPEGCAALLWRDSAEAPRAAATLRLFAHDLLELGVIDKVIPEPEGGAHTDPKAAAQRLKQEIELALDELTTLSPEERLRLRHEKYLKMGRYALAQEEPQPRADSR, from the coding sequence GTGGCTGAAAGACTCTCTCCCGACGAGGCTTGGAAGATTGTACAGTTGGCCCGTCATCAGGACAGGCCGCAGACCTTGGATTACGTTAGCGAGCTGTTGCCGGACTTCCTCGAGCTTGCGGGCGACCGTCTGCATGCGGATGACAAGGCCATCGTGGGAGGGCTTGGTACCTTGGGTAGCCGGCGCATCATGCTGATCGGCCACCAAAAGGGACGCACTCTCAAAGAGCGACAGGAGCGCACTTTTGGGATGGCGCGGCCGGAGGGCTACCGCAAGGGCATGCGCCTCGCACGTCTCGCGGAAAAATTTGGCCTCCCCGTAGTGACGCTCGTGGATACTCCAGGGGCATATCCCGGCAAGGATGCGGAGGAGGGTGGACAAGCTAGCGCGATCGCTAGAAGCATTGAGACCTTTGCAACTCTCCTGAGCCCCACAGTGGCGGTTATCATCGGAGAGGGCGGATCAGGAGGAGCGCTAGCTCTGGCGGTGGCCGACAAGGTTTTTATGCTGGAAAACTCGATCTATTCGGTGATTTCCCCGGAAGGCTGTGCGGCGCTTCTTTGGAGAGACTCGGCCGAAGCGCCCCGTGCCGCAGCCACGCTGCGTCTATTTGCTCATGATCTCCTGGAGCTGGGCGTCATTGACAAGGTCATACCAGAACCAGAAGGAGGAGCTCACACGGATCCCAAAGCGGCGGCGCAGCGATTGAAGCAAGAAATAGAGCTGGCGCTTGACGAGTTGACCACGCTTTCTCCCGAAGAGCGCTTGCGACTAAGGCACGAAAAGTATCTCAAGATGGGTCGGTACGCGCTGGCTCAGGAAGAACCCCAGCCCAGAGCTGACTCAAGATAG
- a CDS encoding acetyl-CoA carboxylase carboxyl transferase subunit beta has product MAKYVTIRVPRREPPPPPREEGERCKNCTALLAEGELVRSLRVCPYCGYHYPMPAHERITSLADEGTVSLIADEVRPVDALEFFDTKAYPDRLAEAVAATGLSEAFVAALCAVDTHPVALGVLDFRFLGGSMGSVVGERFYRLARAAVEQRRAMVVVASSGGARMQEGVLSLMQMAKTVVAVQMVGQARLPYITVLTHPTTGGVFASFATVADVIMAEPGAVMSFAGPRVIEQTTREKLPPGFGSSESQLVHGQVDMVVDRRQLRDRLAQCLYFLGEGGRRG; this is encoded by the coding sequence ATGGCTAAGTACGTAACCATTCGTGTACCGCGGCGGGAGCCGCCACCGCCTCCCCGGGAAGAAGGGGAACGGTGTAAGAACTGTACCGCTCTCTTGGCAGAGGGCGAGCTGGTGCGGTCATTAAGGGTGTGCCCCTACTGCGGGTATCACTACCCAATGCCCGCTCACGAGCGCATTACCAGCCTAGCCGACGAGGGCACGGTTTCTCTGATTGCAGATGAGGTGCGTCCGGTTGACGCGCTTGAGTTTTTTGACACGAAAGCCTATCCAGACCGTTTGGCGGAGGCGGTAGCAGCTACAGGACTGAGCGAAGCATTTGTAGCGGCTTTATGTGCAGTGGATACACACCCTGTAGCTTTGGGGGTGCTGGATTTCCGCTTTCTCGGCGGCTCGATGGGGTCGGTAGTAGGCGAGCGTTTTTACCGTCTGGCCAGGGCGGCAGTTGAGCAGCGTCGGGCTATGGTGGTGGTGGCCTCCTCGGGCGGTGCTCGCATGCAGGAAGGGGTGCTATCCCTGATGCAGATGGCCAAGACGGTGGTGGCCGTACAGATGGTCGGGCAAGCTCGTCTTCCTTACATCACCGTTCTCACGCATCCAACTACTGGCGGCGTGTTTGCGAGTTTCGCCACGGTGGCTGATGTCATCATGGCTGAACCAGGGGCTGTGATGAGTTTTGCAGGCCCGCGGGTGATCGAGCAGACAACCCGAGAGAAACTGCCTCCCGGGTTTGGCTCTTCGGAGTCGCAATTGGTGCACGGTCAAGTGGATATGGTAGTCGATAGAAGGCAACTCCGAGACAGGCTGGCCCAGTGTCTTTACTTCCTGGGGGAAGGTGGACGACGTGGCTGA
- a CDS encoding ketoacyl-ACP synthase III has translation MLSTANSSLLGRPVTITGLGAYTPSRVVTNDDLAAFLDTSDEWITKRTGIRERRVAENGLSASDLGIPAARAALEDAGVAPEEVGLVIVATISPDRIMPATAARVAYQCGCVNAGSFDLSAGCTGFVYALAMAAGAVASGLHDHVLVVGAEAISRMLDWEDRSTAVLFGDGAGAAVVSALAASRADAEGGNPTGAGILGFDLGSDGAGEELLMIPAGGSRLPASHDTVSGRLHYMKMNGQEIYRFATRVIVSSAERVLGRCGRSIDQVDLFVPHQANLRIIEAAASKLGIAGDKVYTNLQNYGNTSCASIPLCLVEAREQGRLKPGDLVLLMGFGAGLTWGACLMEWTQGSFLQNTQNPDTRNTQNPDKEKN, from the coding sequence ATGCTTAGTACCGCGAATTCCTCTCTTCTTGGGAGACCTGTAACCATAACCGGCCTAGGAGCTTATACGCCGTCAAGAGTTGTTACGAATGACGACCTTGCCGCCTTTCTTGACACTTCCGACGAGTGGATCACTAAGCGCACTGGGATTAGAGAGCGGCGGGTGGCTGAGAACGGGTTGAGTGCTTCTGATCTAGGTATTCCAGCCGCACGGGCTGCCCTGGAAGACGCGGGGGTAGCTCCGGAAGAGGTTGGACTGGTCATAGTGGCCACGATTAGTCCTGACCGAATCATGCCAGCCACAGCAGCTCGAGTTGCTTACCAGTGCGGCTGCGTGAACGCTGGCTCGTTTGACTTGTCAGCCGGGTGCACCGGATTTGTGTACGCCCTAGCTATGGCAGCCGGTGCGGTGGCAAGTGGGCTTCACGACCACGTCCTTGTAGTGGGAGCCGAAGCGATTTCGCGCATGCTGGACTGGGAAGATCGCTCCACGGCTGTTCTTTTTGGAGATGGGGCGGGGGCAGCAGTAGTTTCGGCGTTGGCGGCTTCGCGCGCTGACGCCGAAGGCGGCAACCCGACTGGCGCAGGGATTCTCGGCTTTGACCTGGGTAGTGACGGGGCGGGGGAGGAACTGCTCATGATTCCAGCCGGGGGATCTCGACTGCCTGCCTCGCATGACACTGTATCTGGCCGCCTTCACTACATGAAAATGAATGGTCAGGAGATTTACCGCTTTGCTACCCGGGTGATCGTGAGTTCTGCCGAGCGAGTTCTTGGCCGCTGTGGCCGAAGCATCGACCAGGTGGACCTTTTTGTCCCCCACCAGGCAAATCTGCGCATTATCGAGGCGGCGGCAAGCAAACTTGGTATTGCTGGGGACAAGGTCTACACCAATCTCCAGAACTATGGGAATACCTCGTGTGCGTCTATACCTCTGTGTTTGGTTGAAGCGCGGGAGCAGGGCAGACTAAAGCCGGGGGATCTTGTATTGCTTATGGGCTTTGGCGCAGGTCTCACCTGGGGTGCCTGTCTCATGGAGTGGACTCAGGGGTCGTTTCTCCAAAATACGCAAAATCCGGACACCCGGAACACACAAAACCCGGACAAGGAGAAGAATTAG
- a CDS encoding HNH endonuclease yields the protein MGLRQVLVLNSTYEPVNVCSVRRAVVLLLKGKAETLESADAVLHSEKNAVTVPLVIRLNHFVRIPRPDGRRLSRRAILARDGFRCQYCGSTQHLTIDHIIPRSRGGTTSWENVITSCAVCNVRKGACLPSEVGMWPSRKPRPPLPGDFVLASQRVIPDAWRPYLESALGWGSS from the coding sequence ATGGGGCTGCGACAAGTACTGGTCCTTAACTCTACGTACGAGCCGGTAAACGTCTGCTCGGTGCGGCGGGCAGTGGTTTTGCTTCTCAAGGGTAAAGCAGAAACCCTTGAAAGCGCTGACGCTGTCCTGCACTCCGAAAAGAACGCTGTCACGGTGCCGCTAGTCATTCGCCTGAATCATTTCGTGCGCATACCCCGGCCCGACGGACGCCGCCTGTCCCGCCGAGCTATCCTCGCCCGGGATGGGTTTCGGTGCCAGTATTGCGGGAGTACCCAGCACCTTACGATTGACCACATTATCCCGCGTAGCCGCGGGGGAACAACTTCTTGGGAAAACGTGATTACCTCGTGCGCGGTCTGCAACGTACGGAAGGGAGCCTGTCTGCCATCCGAGGTGGGCATGTGGCCTTCGCGTAAACCCCGGCCTCCGCTGCCAGGTGATTTTGTGCTGGCCTCGCAGCGGGTGATTCCCGATGCGTGGCGGCCCTATCTTGAGTCAGCTCTGGGCTGGGGTTCTTCCTGA